The segment tgtccttcctgtagtgagATAGTTGTAGTTCACTGATTTGACTGACCCCAGAAGTACTGAAATACAGTTAATGCACCCATTAGCATCCCACCCTTCACTATCATATACAATATAGTTCTCATTTAGGAAGTGTGCTGTACAATAAATCAATTGAAGCAGATTAGTGCTACCTGCCACGTTTTATTTGTTTACCTTGACTGGGTAATTGCCGCTGGTGGAGACTGATTTCTTAACAATCAAATCTTCTTGCAGCTTCTGTAGTTCTGCAATCTGTCGGTCTTTCTCAGCAACTGTCATTTGACATTGATTTCGTAGTGCCTCGGACTCTGAGAGGAGGAGGCTTTTTTCCGTTCTGAACATAAAATAACAAACTagccattaaataacaacaaactATAGACAAGTCAATGAGAATGATAAAGTTGTCCTAAttgttatttctaaaataaataatagcagTTTTTAAACAATTATATGTAAATATGGTCCATTTTATGAACATTCTCATGCATATTTCAGTTTGAAGAggtctactttaaaaaaaagctttgaaagtGATATCATCATGTTTTCTTCATTGGATTGGAGACAAGAGTCTACTGTCTTTAAAGataataatatttctttatGCAATACATACTTGAGCTATCTAAAGAATAATGTTGGGCAGCAGAGCAACCCTAGGTTATAGTAGTGTTGAGTACTGCTCAAGATATACAGTCTATTCCATTTCAAACAACGTAAATTTGAAGAGGAGTGCCTAGACTCAAAATACTATTAAATAAGCAAACACATCACATCTCCAGAAAGTGCTGTCATAATACAAATGAAATTACAAAGGGCATAACATCAATTTAAAATACGCTTTCGAAGTTTAgaaaaatacttggaaaaaaCTGTCAACCTGTCAAGTCTACTAATTAGTACATGGTTTGAATTATCTCATGCTAACTTGCTcacatttgcaaagaaaaatgtggGGCTGGCCTTCTGATCtacatcccccctccacacacacacccttctCTAGTATAAAACAGGTATTATCTGACAGAGGCTTTAATGGCATAAATTGTACTACAGACAGTAAAATACAGTAAGGCACTAGGGATACTGCCTACTAGCctgaaatccaaacaaaattattttcactgaACTGATGATAACATGTTTTCACACTTCGAATCACCTCCAACTAGTTTAAAACTTGAACAGTCTAGGACAACCAAATACTGATCTGTCTCTACTGAGTGCCACTTAAAAATGCCTACTACCTTCTTTGAACGCAGACCTCATATGGTATTCACAGAAAGGCATCACATTATTCATTTCACACAGATAGTGCAAGATGTGAATAATGTTGAAGTGAACCCTTCAATCTACAAAAATATTGCTCAAATGTGAAATGAAGTTAATTTTCAATATGTAGTTGGCTCACACTTGCAATATTTCAGatgtctattaaaaaaaatggagaaaacattCAGCCATCCCAATGGTTACTCTTACTGAGAAGAGAATATGATACAACGCATAGAAATATGATTCTTAAACTGTGATTTCATATACCCAAGTCACCAGCTGGAGAGAAAACATTCATTCAAGATTGATTGAAATTTTGCATAAACAAAGAGATCACTACATAAGATTACAAAGATAAATGGGAAGAAAGAGAACTGTGTGAAGTTGACTGTGAATATTATGGAAATATTCTTCTGGTAGACAATGCATAATATTCTGTGTCAGTTTACTGTCAGGTTGCGAAGACATTGAGGAATTCTAAACAAAATCCATCTGTATTATTTGTTACCTCAATCCAGCAAGCTCACTCTGGTATGATGCAATCTCTCTCTCGGTTTCTGCTTGGAAGGCTTTTGTCTGATGTAATGCCTTCTCCAACTCATCAACCTTGGTCTTCAGTTTTGATATTTCAACAGCTGCAAGGCTGGCTCCTTCTTTAGCCTACATTTAATAAACATGATTAGTGAGCTGGAATGAAAAATATGTGCTTGAAGCTCTATTAGTGTTAGAATTCTAGAACAGAAttatggttttttgtttgtttgtttttttcccatttgctcTTCTTTAACAGGATAACTACCTTAACTATCAAAATTGTGAGCATGTCTTCTCTAGTCATACTATGCTTTCTTGGCACTTGCATAAATCTTGACGTTAAACTTCAGAATCCATAATGTCtctaagtattaaaaaaaacacacactgatGTAGCTATTTAAAACTTACCAATCTTTCCCAATTGATCTGAGGCCTAtccaaattacttttaaaagaatttatCTCACCGATGCTGTTGCAAGCAATGGGAAACGAAGCTGTTCCCTGTTTAGTTTCAGAAACTACCTTCTGTTTGCTGAGTTCCTGCAGCAATTTGTCTCGGTCATCCTGAAGACTGGCCATAGCCTTGGAAAACGCTTCAATCTGGTGAACATAATTCCCACACTCAGATGACAGTCTGCTAATCTCCAACTCATGGGTGACTAATGTCCTACAAAGATTTTCAATTTCATCACCAATCTGATGAAGTGTAACCTTATTTGCAGCATCAAAATGCACCTTATTCAGAAGACCATTTTCTTTGAGCATACTGACAAGATGTGATTTAAAGGAATCCAATTCAGCTTCAAGTTcgtctcctttctttttttcggACTTGAGTTCTGATGTGTATTTGCTCTGAAGTATCTTTAAGTCCTCTATTATCCTATCTCTGTCATTTTGTAGAGCAGTCATTGCTTTCCCAAAGGCCTCATTTTGGGATCTCAGCTCTCTATTCTGAGATTGAATATCTAGTATTACCTCCGTTAAAGCATCAGGTTCATCTCCATGCTCAGGTGTCAAAAGAGTCTTACTGTATTCCCCATCTGCATTTCTGCCTACTGATTTCTGGACTTCCTGAATCCTCTTCTGAAGTTTTGCTCCATACAGTCCATCAGATACACATTCGTTTTTCTGAACACTACCACTAGTTAACAATTTCTCTCCAGATTCAGAAACAAGTTTCTCCTTGTTTAATGATACAATTAAAGATTCTAAATCATTTACTTTAGAcactaattttttattttcatgttccAGAGATATAGCAGTGTCTGTTTGCAGTTGATTGGATAGTTGCAtgtcttttatttgcttttgaagatcgtatttttctttttcaaggcctTTAATAAAATCCAATTTCTGTTTAAGTAAGTCTTTCAGTTGATGATCTTTCAGAGATAAAACTTGGTTAAGATCTTCCCTATACTTAATTAGCTGTGCACTTAACATTGCATTTTCAGAATGAAGATCATCTATCTGATTGAGAAGTATCCTTAATTCTTGTTTCAAAGCATTATTTTCACTTGCATTGCCAACTATAAGACTGTCCCGCTCATGTAAGACATTTTGGTGAAGATGTTCCAACTCTTTGTATTTAGAAAAAAGATCATCCCGATCATTCTGAAGAGATGACATTGATCTTTTAAAAGCATCTATTTCACTGGCAATTGCAGCCTTATCTTGATCTGCTTTATCTGCTTTCATCTGGAGATTTCTTAGTTCATTTTCCATCCTCTGACAGGACTCCTCAGATtgttctctctccctctgcagAGACCTTAACTGAAGTTCATATTCTTTGATCTGTTCTCTATGTTGAGTCTGTACCTGAACCAGATAGTCAGAAATTTCATCACCTTTTGAAGAAAtaagtaaagaaatttctttatCTTTATTATTTAGCATGATTTTCATTTGCTCAGAAATGGTAATCTGCTTTTCCAATTCAGcattaattttttccttttcagctaGAAGCTGTTGCAATTCTTGTTCTTGTCTTGTAAAATTACTTTCCAGTGCTTTTATCTCTCTTCCTGCACTTTTACTATTCTCTATGAGATGATTaagagaattattttctttaaggagTGCTTGCAAAGCTTCTTCTTTTGACTGAAGAGCACTTTCCAATTCTTGCTGCCTGTTAAAAAAAGAGGTattctcttcttttattttgcagagCTCTTCATGCCGTTGTGTATCAGCAGATTTTTGCCTCAAGTACAGTTCATCCTTTGTTTCCTCTACTACAGAATATTTGATATTCAGTTCTTGAATCTGAGTCATTTTGTCTTTCAGTTCATCTTGTAAAGTCATTATCCTTTTATTACTGTCTTCTATCTGTTTCTCTTTACTTTGGATGGCCTCTTTGAACTGCATTTCCCAGGTCTTCATTTCCGTGATTACCCTATCCCGGTCATTTTGAAGAGAGGACATACACTTTGCAAAAGCAGCTAATCGTGCCAAAGCTGCATTCAAATCTGCCTGAAGTTTCTTGTTTTGAGAATCCTTAAAGTTAACTTCCTCTTGCAATGCATGAATCTCACTAACTGCcctgtctttttctctctgaagggCACTATGTCTTTCCTCCAGGTTCAAAAACTCTCTTTTGTGAACCGATTTTGATTGTTGAAGATTAAGTTCCAATTCTGTCACATGTtctctcttttggatttgtagttcatcttctttcttcttaaGTTCTTTTCTCCAATTTAGATTCTCGGCTGTAAGCCTGTCCACTTCATTCTTTGACTGATCCAACAAGCTCACCTGTGAAGAAAGCTTTTCATTGAGAtggtttatttcttcatttgatTTGGCAAGCTTTTCCGACATATTAGTTAAGTCCTTTTCAAATTTCTCACTTTTTGACTGTGACAGTTTCACAGATCTTTCTAAATCCAGGATCAACTCCTGGAGTTTTATAGAATCCTTTTGCAAATGGTTGATCTCTTGCTGTTTCTCCTTTAAGAGTTCTTgtaattcttttgttttgtttttacttccaCTATTATCTCTCTGGGCACATTTCACCTTCTCTTCAAACACTTTTACAAGGTGTAACTGctgttcttctttttctctaatCACGTTacatttttctgcctttaagTCTTCCAGTTGCTGTAACAGCAAGTTATTCTGCATCTGTACTGATTTCACCCTATCAGTAAGATGatcaatttttttaatgtgattaaGCAATTCTGTTTCAAGAAATTCTCTCTCATTCTTTACTTTGTAAGAACTTTCTTGTACATTTTCTAATTCCTCTTGTAACAGACATTTATCATCCTCTAAAATCTTAACTTTTTCATTTAGACTAACAATTTCTTGGTTAAGACTTTTACATTCCATGTCCAGCTTTGtgatacaattatttttataatccaaagatttttcagtttctttcactttttctgaaattaattttctttcttgttctaGGACAAGCACatcttgttctttttcagaGAGCTTATCCTTTAACATGTTAATGTCCTTTAACAACGATTCATTCTCATACAATGCATCAGTCATTTTAGATTGCATATCATTTTGGTATGTTTCCATTTGACCTTGAAGgtcttccagagctgctttaGTTACACTGATGTTATTATGGAGAATGTCATTCTCattctgaatattctctaaAGTCTGCTTTAAACATTCAGAAGTTTGCTTCAGCTGCTCGTTTTCCTCTGTTAGCTGATGATTCTGCTGAGTGAGCTCCTGAAGACGATCCTTGTGTTCTTCCATCCTCGCCTCTTGCTCACGTATCTGcctttttgctttactttgtaatTCATCAACTTCCAATTTCTTGGATTCACTGAGTTGTTTCAGTTGATCCttaataactttattttcatcAATGAGGTTTTGAAAACGCTTCTCAAGAGCCTCCTTCTCAGATTCTCCTTCTCTGAGTCTTTGAATAGCctcttgcttctcttttctAGTGGCATCAATAACTTGCCTCATATCTGCTATTTTACTACTGATATTCTCGTAAGCCTGAAGGAGAGATTCATACTCTTGCTTTAATTCACTATGTTTAGCCTTCCATCCTGTTAATTCAACTGTCTGAGAATCTTTTAAGGTATTTAGCTGGAAAGAGAAGGCCTCTTTTTCCTGAACTATAGTCTCCATGGTAGATTTAAGACTTTCACATGCAGCAGTgaggttttcattttcagtcaaCAGTCTagcattttcagaaacaagGCTCTCCTCTTCAGATACTGGAGAAACAGTATTCGAACTTTGCTTTTCTCTACCAACCTCTAACAACAATTGTTCAAGTGTACCTGTCTTGTTCACCAGTTCCTCCCTTTCTAATATCAGCTTATCAATCTGGTCTTTTAGACATCTATTTTCTCTCAGGGCCTCTTTCCGTGATATTAAAGCTGCTTGTAATTTTCTCTGAAGGCGGTCTTCTCTAGGCTTCTCCTCTGCTGTAGTTCTTTGCTCTTGTGGTTTAgaattatttacatttacagTTTTTACCAGTGGTTCTTGAcctatttgcatttctttctggatTTGATATTCCGTTGTTTCTTTCAGTTTAGTTTTCCCAGAGTAATCAGTCTCTGATAGTTGAAAACAGGTGCTTTTACTTTGCAATTTTCCTTGAAGCGACTTACTTTCTAAACAGAACTCTCTCCGTTCCTTTTCAGtatcattttcttccttaaacTCTTTGCATGACACCACAGGACTACTTGTCTCAGCCTTCTCATGTAGTATACATAGCTCTCTCAGAAGCTTTTcgttttcttcactgaaatggtTTACCTCACTTTTCATATTAATTAGCTCCAAATCGGACTTCTCTATACGACTGAGAAGCTCTTCTTTTTCGCTCTTCATTTCTTCCAAAGCCGCTTTATAACGGTGGGCTTCTTCTTGGCCCTCCTTTATAGCTTCCTTTAATAATTCCTTTTCCAGATCAAGTTTCTCTCTGAAATCCTTAAGTGAAGAATGCAATGCTTCTATTTCCTCATTCTTTTCTGCAACCTCCTTCTTAGCTTTCATTCTCAATCTCTGCATTTTCTCCTGACTCATCTTGTaatcctcttcattttttttaataagtgtttctttctcattattGACATGTTCAAGTATTGCCTTAATGTCTACAACTTCAGCCGCATAtgctttcagctttttctttagCTGCTTTAAGTCCTCCAACAAACTGTCCTTACATTGCTCCTGGTATTGTTCCTTCTGTCCTACAGAGTTTAAGTCAACTTTAAgagtttcttctctttccccaaCAAATTCAACTAATATTTTTCTCAACTCTTCCTTtagcatttctgtttcttcctgaaGCTTTGCATAATTACTTCTTAGTTCTTCTAATTCAGTCTCTTTCCTTGTTACTGAAGCTACTACATTTTCTGACTCTTTCAAGGATGCAGTCTGAACCTTGCTTCTTGATTTTTCTGATTCCAAACTCTTCACATCAGTTTCTTCACATTTTCCCAAAAGCTCCCCCTGtaaggtttctttttccttttttacttgATTCATAATATTAATTTCACTGTTGGAGTCCAAACATTTCTTATGGTCCCCAGCACTTAAATTGGTCTCTTCAGAATTGTAATTTTTCAATAATTCTTCCCTCTGAACTTCAGACTTCACCTTTTCAAGAGCTATAAAGAGCTGAGAACGTTCCTCTTCATATGCACATACTTTTTCATCAAGCACAGATTGTAGGTGAGCAAGCATGCAGTCCTTTTCTTCTAAAGATTTTAGGTTCTGTTcacatatattttgtttttcagcaataACATCAGTTAGTCCTGCAATACTGGTCTCAAGTTGCTCTAAATGAGAGGCCTTTGCAGacaacatttcatttaaatcaCTTATTTTGGCATCTTTTTCTAAAAGTTCTTGCTTCAAAGTTCCAAGATTAGACtcaaaatcattattttgtaCTTCAACTAGTTTCAGCTTGTCTGTTAACTCAGTAACTTTCTTCAACAactcctctgattttttttgctctttttctatttcttcctgtcCACTCTTTTCTAGTTTTCCAACTTTTTGCATTAGATCCCTTCTTACTATCAGTGCTGCTTgaagtttctttttcagattCTCTTTTTCCTTGCCAAGTTTCTCAAGATTAAACTGCAtctcccctttttctttcattaaatcTTTAACAACAGCTTCTCTATCGCTTAACATAACCTGACTACATTCCAGTTCTCTCTTACAATCCCCAAGTTCCTGCAGTACTCTATTTAGTTCTTCTACAGAACTATTATGAACAGCTTCCAGATCCTGCAGCTTGCGATTTAATGTATTCCTCTCTTCTGAAAAATTCAGCATTTCATTTGACAATGATTCCATGACCTGGGCAACAGAGCAGtccttttctttcagctgctggCTTAGACCAGAAATTAAATCCTTTTGCTGATTTACCTGTGAAGTTAAGTTTTCTATAAGTTGgtcttttcttcccatttcttcAAGAAAACTTGCTACTTTTTTACCTTCAGCATGCAATTTTTCTTGACTGGttcttactatttcttctgatttatttattttgtcctgAAGAAATTCAACCTGCTTGTTCATTTCTGCAAATgattcctctctttctttcaaaagaGACTGTTGCTTACATAATGTTTCCTTGACAGTGACCATTTCTTGTGATAGGCATTCAATTTCAGATTCATAGGTGCCCTTCATCTTTTCAATATCACTCTGCAGCAactccttctctttctcaagTAATCGCATGCTTTTTAATTCATCTTTTATGATAtctatttccttctgtttttctaaaaGAATCAGTTGCAATTGTTCTCCTTCTGCTTCTTTGCTCAAAATAGTAGTTATCAGAGTGGAGAATTTTTCCAACTGAATTTTACTATCAGTTAGTTGCAGTTGGGAATCTGAAGTCTGTGCATTCTCTTCTTTATACAAAAGCTTACTATTAAGTAATGGAGATAGGGTTTGAGTTAATTCCTCTTTGGAAAGATCCAGCTCTTGCTGTAAAGACTGGATTTTGTTATCCTttgatttcatttcactttctaAGCTGCTCAAATGCTcagtaagatttttattttgtaaagttGCCCTATCGAGTTCTGTCACCCATTTGTTTTCTGACTCAAGTAGATTTTGTTCTAGAGTTTTAAATTTAAGTTCTAACTTAGAAAGTTCTTCACCCTTCGCACTAACCTGCATTTGTAacttctctttttcagtcttcatctgCAGTTTGACAGCATCTATCTGCATTCTTGAATAATTCTCACTGGTTTCtagtttttcattaatttcttgAAGCTCTTCCAATTGCTTTTGCAAATGATTTTGAGATGCAGTAAGCTGTGTGTTTTCAGCCATCAGTTTATCAGCATCTTCttgtaacatatttttttctttctgtaaagatTCTACCTGGCTTTGCAGATTACCTATTAAAAGCGCATTGTCGTGGCTGTCTTGAGATGACTTGGAATTTACATTCATCAGCTCTAACTTTAAACATGCTATGTTATCTGCCTGTTCACTGCACGTCACACGCAGGGACTCCACAGCCAATTCTTTTTGCTGTAAATCTTGTTCCCATGTACTTATTTGGTCTAGTGCTTTTTGGTATTCATTTTTTACAGCCTCAAGCTCAACTGTCAAAGAATcgatttttttctgattaataTTAAAGTCTTCATTCTTTTCCTGAAATTCCTTAGTAAGATTTTTCATGGCTGCATCGCTTTTCTCCAATTCTTCTCTGAGAACCGCAATCTCGCTAGAAAGAATATTAATGTTGCTATCTGCCAACTGTATACTTGTATCTTTCTCCTTCACAGAATTAAGCAGTCCAGCAATaacttc is part of the Anas platyrhynchos isolate ZD024472 breed Pekin duck chromosome 5, IASCAAS_PekinDuck_T2T, whole genome shotgun sequence genome and harbors:
- the LOC101803508 gene encoding uncharacterized protein isoform X4; this encodes MMRLGSNSLHAEKCTGEGKTRQLLVRHTSYLETMWKWGSGDDSPSKAAAGSQDAGNVSVTDLTEQLTSTEQLVTQLKELVREKDAELRNKDNQLKEERESADAKLSKVKLQNKAKVASLTSQLEELKKQLAAAGGLEEKAEQKKASRDGDQENAAANRGKILVLRRRIEELESQITQKNEELQKKNAELEAQRCRGTEMDAMLAEKEKKLAERDAYIIDLQIACGSGGTANEILLPNEELKNELSIKESSLQSMQILVQNLTKKVGDSEEKCSLFQEQIESLKTVQSNERERFQEMEAAYIENVRVFQNIIQEKEKELEAQRKKHEQELFKLVAKSDASADLEQLLKALKQKLHEKEEVMLGRTQVIDVLQKELDAKDQQLKEINENLKRLQSEKENLQSKLDAERHVLRAQIKDMMEKHVLEMTKVREKYDAELHEIQEKHETELQEKDQALVQLKKQVEELTVSGQTKDVRDLESTTKEKMEELEVQLKLKTEEATKSEAKFLKMKAWSKSRIKQLEDELKNFSSKNNDVSALNNRVSELEAEKEELQSKLQSLHEIRTQNEELLTKLEVYEEQQRKLQADLDQVTKRAASQASESGSVDELQSHLLEWQENVPESEESRDQVREEKSAMALRMAQIEEEREAIVSGQQELEEELTTAQGMGRLQQARRKSNQTSRKVQEEYSFDGKQCFQEALNVTLDSTDSAEGENMGGLRSVVEELELERNQLQEQILFLEERCQDLEDRLQLQGRMEALQNENERLQAQLTQLRNQQIRDAEKHQMLISGLNEQLKGLSDRNSFLETSLGEKEQKLLNMTEKLEQIETLTKLLQEKDLLSKELGEKFVHTEQKLNEVLKKCNVYEVENTEQKTIISDLTEKVATLKEKTLKQDGMVESMQLDLEQTNEELDKLNTSHLEERSQLIQDLQKREREIDNLKESLAEKEREISALSLNMTEYSEQVVILKQQVQCKEEEIRGMEEALSKAEREAHLLKEVQTADVRDASVKISVLSEQSNTMRLELERVRVENEAKTKENEELIRQISENSITIKDLRSEIKASNVTYHNSLMECESQITLLKEQISKSSEKLQETENKQRKETEYLKSQIEESNTLKEKWNSLLKEKENKEQTLENELKSIKDLYNKLVLEDAKKDEELAQLCQKLTEHTEHQETIKKELQEKQEIIISLDKKLGFLEQQNEETKLKLTGDLKAKETCCKELNNQLSEIHKQINKMEIETQEKASANKQLQADLEGKEEELAEQIKANEQLKKSIDLVEKEKQQLISENENLSKLLDVKECELLKKIQAVAEIENKLSVSTAEYQKTVSVLNCDKNTLAKEIEQLSVLAEQKENSVAEQLQKKTKECNVLADQLFESKEQAQQLHEQMQSLLIQLKDAKDNEIKKEEMINSKLSECGTLIQELSHSKEKNLLLQEQVQSLTLDIEAKSRCLEEKILQNDSLHKEMEDSKFYVVELQDEIKNLKEEKTKLSQWVEERNLTVKSQGSELEKLHKQVSDKIEESRALNNQLQLLSKEVAALKNEKEDLSNLLSEKSREFEVLQSQLVQQQSEVTSARQQAHTAALENEKLKVDIETVNAMAMKKSDEVAALTSHLSQQSHNILALKDQIDGLVIEKEDLRTVLEEKETLISEKDVLIQQMKDSKMAGEGQYLQIVSDLQNQIQTLGFETSQLRQAMQEKENECKRQAQELKLLKDKSEESDVLRVQLSENMEVISDLQYQLRNVTEKTAQLNDSITQKDESLKQKSDEYVSLKAHLSDVQESSVLQQKQLELLTSEAEQLKALVSEKDSTVNSMSLFSESLKMQIQEKENECEVLKKQVVELEDVKLNLQKELQHQKNVIIEMDRSLLEKESSLVENESLLKTLKEKAKKDEENINLISQLTSQVHDLTQELQKSKELVHEKENALVSLQEKIEAQYELKTEFNAALNKKEEVIAGLLNSVKEKDTSIQLADSNINILSSEIAVLREELEKSDAAMKNLTKEFQEKNEDFNINQKKIDSLTVELEAVKNEYQKALDQISTWEQDLQQKELAVESLRVTCSEQADNIACLKLELMNVNSKSSQDSHDNALLIGNLQSQVESLQKEKNMLQEDADKLMAENTQLTASQNHLQKQLEELQEINEKLETSENYSRMQIDAVKLQMKTEKEKLQMQVSAKGEELSKLELKFKTLEQNLLESENKWVTELDRATLQNKNLTEHLSSLESEMKSKDNKIQSLQQELDLSKEELTQTLSPLLNSKLLYKEENAQTSDSQLQLTDSKIQLEKFSTLITTILSKEAEGEQLQLILLEKQKEIDIIKDELKSMRLLEKEKELLQSDIEKMKGTYESEIECLSQEMVTVKETLCKQQSLLKEREESFAEMNKQVEFLQDKINKSEEIVRTSQEKLHAEGKKVASFLEEMGRKDQLIENLTSQVNQQKDLISGLSQQLKEKDCSVAQVMESLSNEMLNFSEERNTLNRKLQDLEAVHNSSVEELNRVLQELGDCKRELECSQVMLSDREAVVKDLMKEKGEMQFNLEKLGKEKENLKKKLQAALIVRRDLMQKVGKLEKSGQEEIEKEQKKSEELLKKVTELTDKLKLVEVQNNDFESNLGTLKQELLEKDAKISDLNEMLSAKASHLEQLETSIAGLTDVIAEKQNICEQNLKSLEEKDCMLAHLQSVLDEKVCAYEEERSQLFIALEKVKSEVQREELLKNYNSEETNLSAGDHKKCLDSNSEINIMNQVKKEKETLQGELLGKCEETDVKSLESEKSRSKVQTASLKESENVVASVTRKETELEELRSNYAKLQEETEMLKEELRKILVEFVGEREETLKVDLNSVGQKEQYQEQCKDSLLEDLKQLKKKLKAYAAEVVDIKAILEHVNNEKETLIKKNEEDYKMSQEKMQRLRMKAKKEVAEKNEEIEALHSSLKDFREKLDLEKELLKEAIKEGQEEAHRYKAALEEMKSEKEELLSRIEKSDLELINMKSEVNHFSEENEKLLRELCILHEKAETSSPVVSCKEFKEENDTEKERREFCLESKSLQGKLQSKSTCFQLSETDYSGKTKLKETTEYQIQKEMQIGQEPLVKTVNVNNSKPQEQRTTAEEKPREDRLQRKLQAALISRKEALRENRCLKDQIDKLILEREELVNKTGTLEQLLLEVGREKQSSNTVSPVSEEESLVSENARLLTENENLTAACESLKSTMETIVQEKEAFSFQLNTLKDSQTVELTGWKAKHSELKQEYESLLQAYENISSKIADMRQVIDATRKEKQEAIQRLREGESEKEALEKRFQNLIDENKVIKDQLKQLSESKKLEVDELQSKAKRQIREQEARMEEHKDRLQELTQQNHQLTEENEQLKQTSECLKQTLENIQNENDILHNNISVTKAALEDLQGQMETYQNDMQSKMTDALYENESLLKDINMLKDKLSEKEQDVLVLEQERKLISEKVKETEKSLDYKNNCITKLDMECKSLNQEIVSLNEKVKILEDDKCLLQEELENVQESSYKVKNEREFLETELLNHIKKIDHLTDRVKSVQMQNNLLLQQLEDLKAEKCNVIREKEEQQLHLVKVFEEKVKCAQRDNSGSKNKTKELQELLKEKQQEINHLQKDSIKLQELILDLERSVKLSQSKSEKFEKDLTNMSEKLAKSNEEINHLNEKLSSQVSLLDQSKNEVDRLTAENLNWRKELKKKEDELQIQKREHVTELELNLQQSKSVHKREFLNLEERHSALQREKDRAVSEIHALQEEVNFKDSQNKKLQADLNAALARLAAFAKCMSSLQNDRDRVITEMKTWEMQFKEAIQSKEKQIEDSNKRIMTLQDELKDKMTQIQELNIKYSVVEETKDELYLRQKSADTQRHEELCKIKEENTSFFNRQQELESALQSKEEALQALLKENNSLNHLIENSKSAGREIKALESNFTRQEQELQQLLAEKEKINAELEKQITISEQMKIMLNNKDKEISLLISSKGDEISDYLVQVQTQHREQIKEYELQLRSLQREREQSEESCQRMENELRNLQMKADKADQDKAAIASEIDAFKRSMSSLQNDRDDLFSKYKELEHLHQNVLHERDSLIVGNASENNALKQELRILLNQIDDLHSENAMLSAQLIKYREDLNQVLSLKDHQLKDLLKQKLDFIKGLEKEKYDLQKQIKDMQLSNQLQTDTAISLEHENKKLVSKVNDLESLIVSLNKEKLVSESGEKLLTSGSVQKNECVSDGLYGAKLQKRIQEVQKSVGRNADGEYSKTLLTPEHGDEPDALTEVILDIQSQNRELRSQNEAFGKAMTALQNDRDRIIEDLKILQSKYTSELKSEKKKGDELEAELDSFKSHLVSMLKENGLLNKVHFDAANKVTLHQIGDEIENLCRTLVTHELEISRLSSECGNYVHQIEAFSKAMASLQDDRDKLLQELSKQKVVSETKQGTASFPIACNSIGEINSFKSNLDRPQINWERLAKEGASLAAVEISKLKTKVDELEKALHQTKAFQAETEREIASYQSELAGLRTEKSLLLSESEALRNQCQMTVAEKDRQIAELQKLQEDLIVKKSVSTSGNYPVKVLETASLAGSADNPEEIKHVLAEKNQLQNELQRCLQEMHQKDLHLHQINSKVVQSAEENAVLSAQLKTLSQTLRDNQLRYTDLQNRYLRLEREYQTMQVTSFQGTVQDETRAEVPPGAPQERSAVIVEIDNMELNELRKRLAETEQQYDSVQQALSQLTETLSEEKRRREAAEEALGLSEELSNRFEVSSYRSVPREYTVQMETEEEREALIINPSEHVIVRKVKGGALSFRRWLRGRSLYCSKLLTSRAKSRYLFLTYLVTLHLVVLLCLTGVL